In a single window of the Microbacterium sp. Root61 genome:
- the efeU gene encoding iron uptake transporter permease EfeU, whose protein sequence is MLATFLIGLREGLEAALVVGILVAYLGRIGRRDVLPRLWIGIGLAAALALAIGAVLTFGAYSLTFQAQELIGGSLSLVAVAMVTWMIFWMQKASRSLKATLEGGIDRALATGTLFGLVFIGFVSVAREGIETTLLLWSMVQSFGDAPAALLGALLGIATAIIAGWLLARGMLRLNLRVFFTWTGAFLVVVAAGVLAYAIHDLQEAGALPGPFTAAAPIDAATGAVAAGWSAFPFGWAFDITAALPPGEPLAVILQATVGFMPAMTWLQVIAWVLYIAIVGGIFLRGALRRPAPRPAADNASPEPTAAAASVEADTASAHPTTSPLSPSQGAA, encoded by the coding sequence CGCTGGTCGTCGGGATCCTCGTCGCGTATCTCGGGCGGATCGGGCGACGCGATGTGCTGCCGCGCCTGTGGATCGGCATCGGACTGGCCGCGGCGCTCGCGCTCGCGATCGGGGCCGTGCTCACGTTCGGTGCATACTCCCTGACGTTCCAGGCGCAGGAGTTGATCGGTGGTTCGCTGTCGCTCGTCGCGGTGGCCATGGTCACCTGGATGATCTTCTGGATGCAGAAGGCCTCGCGCTCGCTCAAGGCCACGCTCGAAGGCGGGATCGACCGTGCGCTGGCCACCGGCACGCTGTTCGGACTGGTCTTCATCGGATTCGTCTCCGTGGCCCGTGAGGGCATCGAGACGACCCTGCTGCTGTGGTCGATGGTGCAGTCCTTCGGCGACGCTCCGGCGGCCCTCCTCGGCGCCCTGCTCGGCATCGCGACCGCGATCATCGCCGGCTGGTTGCTGGCACGCGGGATGCTGCGACTTAACCTGCGCGTGTTCTTCACGTGGACCGGCGCCTTCCTCGTCGTCGTCGCCGCGGGTGTGCTCGCGTACGCGATCCACGATCTGCAGGAGGCCGGCGCCCTACCGGGGCCGTTCACCGCCGCCGCGCCGATCGATGCCGCCACGGGCGCGGTGGCCGCGGGCTGGTCGGCCTTCCCCTTCGGCTGGGCGTTCGACATCACCGCCGCGCTGCCGCCGGGCGAGCCTCTCGCCGTCATCCTGCAGGCCACCGTCGGATTCATGCCGGCGATGACGTGGCTGCAGGTCATCGCCTGGGTCCTCTACATCGCCATCGTGGGCGGCATCTTCCTGCGCGGTGCGCTGCGTCGCCCCGCCCCGCGTCCCGCCGCAGACAACGCGAGCCCGGAGCCGACCGCCGCCGCGGCATCCGTCGAAGCCGACACCGCGTCCGCACACCCCACCACTTCGCCCCTGTCCCCATCCCAAGGAGCAGCATGA
- the efeO gene encoding iron uptake system protein EfeO: MTIARTLIAAVAVAGTAFALSGCVAKADVADGGALSVTSTDTTCEVSSATATSGTLAFEVQNTGTQVTEFYLLAEDGLRIAGEVENIAPGASRTLTAVVQPGEYFTICKPGMIGEGVGKAGFSVSGDAVAIDGPDAELKQQAVDLYAAFVKDQVAQLVPAVQEFVDAYETGDDAAAQAAFPQVRAYYERIEPVAEALGDLDPRIDYREVDAVAEGLDWTGFHRIEKDLWVPAQDALNADAETPAWQDWAPSTPEERAAFGDQLIADVQELYDYVHSADFQDTLNAQGVGGLSNGAIALLDEVATGKITGEEDWWSGTDLWDFAANVEGSKMAFSLVRDFAASKGTDAVGLVGEIDGGYAALEETLAQHGSLVDGFVNYRELTEDDKRALTDRINALAEPLSQLTATILN; encoded by the coding sequence ATGACCATCGCACGCACTCTTATCGCGGCCGTCGCGGTCGCCGGCACGGCGTTCGCCCTCAGCGGCTGTGTCGCCAAGGCGGATGTCGCCGATGGCGGGGCCCTGAGCGTCACGTCCACGGACACGACCTGCGAGGTCTCCTCGGCCACCGCCACCAGCGGCACGCTCGCGTTCGAGGTGCAGAACACCGGCACGCAGGTGACCGAGTTCTACCTGCTGGCCGAGGACGGCCTGCGCATCGCCGGCGAAGTCGAGAACATCGCGCCCGGCGCCAGCCGCACCCTCACCGCGGTCGTGCAGCCGGGGGAGTACTTCACGATCTGCAAGCCCGGCATGATCGGCGAGGGCGTCGGCAAGGCCGGCTTCAGCGTCTCCGGCGACGCCGTGGCGATCGACGGACCGGATGCGGAGCTCAAGCAGCAGGCCGTCGACCTCTACGCGGCTTTCGTTAAGGATCAGGTCGCACAGCTCGTTCCCGCTGTGCAGGAGTTCGTCGACGCGTACGAGACCGGGGATGACGCGGCCGCGCAGGCCGCCTTCCCGCAGGTGCGCGCCTACTACGAGCGCATCGAGCCCGTCGCCGAGGCGCTCGGCGACCTCGACCCGCGCATCGACTACCGCGAGGTCGACGCCGTCGCCGAGGGCTTGGACTGGACCGGGTTCCACCGGATCGAGAAGGACCTCTGGGTGCCCGCGCAGGACGCCCTCAACGCCGACGCCGAAACGCCTGCCTGGCAGGACTGGGCGCCGTCGACGCCCGAGGAGCGCGCGGCGTTCGGTGACCAGCTGATCGCGGACGTGCAGGAGCTGTACGACTACGTGCACTCCGCCGACTTCCAGGACACCCTGAACGCCCAGGGCGTGGGCGGCCTCAGCAACGGCGCGATCGCGCTGCTGGACGAGGTCGCGACGGGCAAGATCACCGGCGAGGAGGACTGGTGGTCGGGCACCGACCTGTGGGACTTCGCGGCGAACGTCGAGGGGTCCAAGATGGCGTTCTCGCTCGTGCGCGACTTCGCGGCGTCCAAGGGCACGGATGCGGTGGGGCTCGTCGGCGAGATCGACGGCGGCTACGCGGCACTCGAGGAGACCCTCGCGCAGCACGGCTCGCTGGTCGACGGATTCGTCAACTACCGCGAGCTCACCGAAGACGACAAGCGCGCCCTGACCGACCGCATCAACGCGCTCGCCGAGCCGCTCTCGCAGCTGACCGCCACGATCCTGAACTGA